TTTGAAAGGCGATACCCTACACCTGCTTCACCATAAACAGGAATCCCCGATACAGAGAGATCATCCATATACCTATATATTGTCCGTTCAGAAACAGATAATTTTTCGGCAAGTTCTTTTGCAGTTATAGGCTGGTGAGCTCTTAAAATGTTCGCAAGCTGAAAAAGCCTATCTGATTTCCTCATTTTGGTTACTTCTCTCTATCCATAACTAAGGAAAAATTAATCAACATAACAAACACTTTAACAGCTCAGAAAAATCTAGTCACCTCACCCAAGTTCCGCTACGCCCTATGACAAAGCGGAAAGATTGCGCATAAGGAGCAAGACGCAGAGTGTAATCATACCATTGAATCAGCAAATACACTCTCCGCCACGATAAATCCTTATTATTCGCCTGCTACTTTTGAAAGATAAAATTGATAGGCACGGTTCGCAATTTCACGGCCTATCTTTTGGCCCGCTGGTACTGAAGGTTCAAAATGCACACCAGCCCAAACACGGCTGTTTCCGCAGTCTTCCTCAAACGATGTCCAAGTCGGGAAATGCAAATACATATCAGCTTGCGGTGTTATGCCAGGTTCGATCTGTGAGCTTCCCGCAGGAGCAGGTACGCTATACCCTAACGTATCTCCTTGAGGTAATAATAGGCGGCTTGTTTCTGCGTGAGCTGCACAAAAACTGGCAGATGCAGAGGGATATTCCGGATGATCTGCTACAGGTAAATAGCTTGTCCATTGGCTAGCTGGCAAGTCGTTCACTGTTCCTTTGCCTACGCCACCCCAAGCAGTAACTAGCTCGTCCTTATAAATATAACGAACGGCAGAAAAAGGCCGTACTGAATTATGGCGACGCTTTTCTTTCCAAATTGCAATAGCGGTATCAAAAGCGGCCATATTGGTGAGGAAGTCATAATGAATGAAGTCCATCAACGAAAGACCTTGAGATTCAGATGCAAATACAGCAGCAAAGCCCAAGCTGAATATCTTCATATCAAACAGCTCGGCTTTCATCTTCTGCTCATCTGTCAAGCTCGCTGACGTATTCAGTACATCATTAACTTGCGCAACATAACTTGGATAGTTCCAGATTTTTGACTTCAGAGGTATTGGAGAGGTGAATTCATCCGGAGACTCATAGCTATAGGGTGTTGTCAGTGCAATTTGAGGGGTTACGAATTGCTGAACCCGGAATACGCCAGGGCGTTCCATTAAAACGGCTGGTTGCCACTTCGAAGGGAAGCGTAATTTGTATGCCGTATTAGCTGGCTTGAAGTCGGTATAATCGGCATAGGGTAAACGATGGTATATCTGATCTCCCTCATTACCCAACTGGTTCATACCATCATTAGCGCGCCCTTCCAATACCTTCCGGCCGGCATAGTTACCAATACCAATCGGCGTAGTAGTATCTTCAGAAAGGTTGTAGGGATCCAAACCTAATTCAACCAGCATGTTATCCCATTCCGGTACCAAATGTGGAAACAACCCACTTAGCACTTTATGAGATGCGTAAGAAAGTGCAATATTTAATTCACTGTTATCCGATGGCTGAGGCATCCTTGCAATGTCAGAATAAACACCTTTTGCAGTAGGGTGATAAGGTGCTGTTGCATCAAACCAGGAGTTGGTTATTAATGTCGTAAAACGTAGCACTAAAGTTGCATCATTAGCAGCGGGCGAAACCTCAAAAATTGCGCAGGCCGCAGCAGGAATTATATTCTGTACTGCAGCATTGCAACTCTCTAAGTCTACAGAGCTACACTTTGGTGGCAATGTAACATCGGCCAATTGTGGGCAAGTGAAGGCTTGAGCCTGCCAGCTAGCTGAAACAACTAGAAAACCCAAAACTCCTTTTAGAGCCTGCTTATAAAATTTATTTTTTTGCATAAAATTTCCCTTTTCATTTGATTAACATTAATAACAGAACTTTCGTCCCATAAGACATTTCCGCCGTCAGCAAAAGCCACGTAGACTATTTCAAAACTTTGACACTACTACCCCCCATTACCTTTAATAGTGATCATAACGCCCGCATTACTGCAATATTGTTACTCAACGCAAGCATTCTAAATATGTAGTGTCAAGCCAAGAAGAGACTAATCACCATTAGAGTTCTTCTCTTATTAAGTACTTAGAAGGTGCTGACCGTTAAGCAAACGATACATATAAAGTTCTTATTAGATCGCACCTACTATTTACCAAGCAGCCTAACCGATGGAAGGGACACAGCCAAATACCCCAGAATACAAGAACTTACACCCCAGAAAAACACAAGAACGGAGTAAGGAAAGTGTTCCAAACAGCGAATTTAAAGCCTACCCTAGCGATATCTACATATAAATAAATAACTCGAAGGAAAGCATATTCTTCAACTTAACTTTGTTGTTTTAGTCGACATGAATTTCAATTAAAGATGAGACGATCAGATTGCCTAGCGTGTCAGAATAAAACCTAGGGAGGTGATAGAAAAACATAGATAAATTTTGAGAATTTCACCACAAGCAAGGATGCGACATCGATTAATTAGCGCCTTCAGGCACTTAGAGTGAAAAACTACTACCCACTTAACTGGAGGAGGTTTCAGGCGCGAAGTTAATTCGCTTGTTATACCCGCTCACTAAACGCCAGCCTGATGCCGAGTGCTGCAAAGCTAGTTGCAAAGAGCTTCTGAATTGCAATGCTTGCTTTCTCTGATTTAATAATGAATGCGCTAAAACTACCTGATAGAAAACCATACACAATAAAAACGCCAAACGTCATTATCATGAACACAACGCCAAGTGTAAGCATGCTATCCAATGCACCTTCTGTTGTAGCTGGAATAAACTGAGGAAGAAACGCTAGAAAGAAAATAGATAATTTTGGGTTTAGTATATTTAGCAAAAAGCCTTTTACTATGATGCCTGAGTATTTGCTGTCTGACTGCTGGTTAGAAACTGATAAAGGAGATGAGGAACGCCACATTTGATATGCCAAATAAAGCAAGTAGACAGCTCCAATGTATTTAACGATTTGAAACGCTATTACACTAGTGTGAAAAATTGCAGCCAAACCAAAAGCGCTTGCTAAGAGTGCTGGAATGATGCCTAAAGTGCATCCTAGGGCAGCAAATAAACTTGCTTTTCTACCAATAAACAATCCGGCAGCCACAGTATACAACACTCCGGTCCCCGGAATTAAAACTACAACTAACGAAGTAAGTAAAAACTCTAAAGATATCATCCGGTGTATCCTTCTCCTGCAAGGGTATAACGTCCAGCTCGCATATTTTGTGGGCAATCGTGCTGCTTTTTGTTATGCATTAGCCTCTCCGCCAGTCTTTAATAGTTTCAATAAGTAGGGCTATGGAAATTACTAGGAGGAAAAAGGCAATACCATAGCCCACGGCACCATCTACTTTTGCTCCTTTGGCCTCCCAATGCCCATAGGTTATAAGCTGGTATAGCATTGCAAAAGATATGAAGCCACTAG
The DNA window shown above is from Microbulbifer variabilis and carries:
- a CDS encoding helix-turn-helix transcriptional regulator, translated to MRKSDRLFQLANILRAHQPITAKELAEKLSVSERTIYRYMDDLSVSGIPVYGEAGVGYRLSNGFELPPLQLTQEEFEALIIGLNLLSS
- a CDS encoding vanadium-dependent haloperoxidase — protein: MQKNKFYKQALKGVLGFLVVSASWQAQAFTCPQLADVTLPPKCSSVDLESCNAAVQNIIPAAACAIFEVSPAANDATLVLRFTTLITNSWFDATAPYHPTAKGVYSDIARMPQPSDNSELNIALSYASHKVLSGLFPHLVPEWDNMLVELGLDPYNLSEDTTTPIGIGNYAGRKVLEGRANDGMNQLGNEGDQIYHRLPYADYTDFKPANTAYKLRFPSKWQPAVLMERPGVFRVQQFVTPQIALTTPYSYESPDEFTSPIPLKSKIWNYPSYVAQVNDVLNTSASLTDEQKMKAELFDMKIFSLGFAAVFASESQGLSLMDFIHYDFLTNMAAFDTAIAIWKEKRRHNSVRPFSAVRYIYKDELVTAWGGVGKGTVNDLPASQWTSYLPVADHPEYPSASASFCAAHAETSRLLLPQGDTLGYSVPAPAGSSQIEPGITPQADMYLHFPTWTSFEEDCGNSRVWAGVHFEPSVPAGQKIGREIANRAYQFYLSKVAGE
- a CDS encoding LysE family translocator — protein: MISLEFLLTSLVVVLIPGTGVLYTVAAGLFIGRKASLFAALGCTLGIIPALLASAFGLAAIFHTSVIAFQIVKYIGAVYLLYLAYQMWRSSSPLSVSNQQSDSKYSGIIVKGFLLNILNPKLSIFFLAFLPQFIPATTEGALDSMLTLGVVFMIMTFGVFIVYGFLSGSFSAFIIKSEKASIAIQKLFATSFAALGIRLAFSERV